The nucleotide window TGGCCCAGGAACCCTTCCATCGAGCGTCCGAAGAGCGGCACGAGCGCCGAGCGGATGGTCAGCGGCAGGTTCCGGCGATACGCGAAGTATCCCAGCGCAAGGCCCACGATCGCGTACGAGGCCCAGGCCGCAAGCCCCCAATGGGTGAAGGACCAGATATAGGCGTCGCGCACGTTTCCGGCGGTCGACCCTTCGGTCAGGCCCTGGATCGTCGAGGGGTTCGACCCCCAGTGATACATCGGCTCCGCCGTGGCGAATGTCAGCATCCCGATGCCGATACCCGCACCGAACATCATCGAGAACCAGGAGAAGTTGGAGAATTCGGGCTTGTCACCGTCCAGACCCATGCGCAGCCGCCCCGATGCGGGCCAGAGCGCGAGGAGAAGGCACAGGATGACGAAGAACGCCATCACGTAGACGTACCAATAGTTGAAGCTCGCCAGGATGATGGAGTTGATCGCCCCCAGAACCACGCTCGCCGCGGCGGAGTAATTGCCGTCACCGTCGATGAAGAGCGAGGTTGCACCCTCGGGCGCGGGGCCGAAGGTCAGGGATGCGGCGGGCAGGAGCGCCCAGATGATCAGAACCGCGACCAGGAATTTGCCTGATATTGCGACGATCTTGGTGAATCCCTTGTAGAAGCCTTCATCGGCGACGGGAATATCTAGCTCGGTAATCGGTGGTTCTATGGCCATTCGGGGGTCCCTCCCAGTTCCTTGAACGATTGTGCGATGATGGGGCTGCCGCCTTCGATGGCGGTCGGCAAATGCGACCATGGCGGGTCGTTCTGCGCCATGCGTGCCGGTCCTGCCGCCCAATTCACGCGGGTCAATCGCTCTGATCGGCGGTGGAACAGATCCACCGCTGCTCAAGCTTGGGTTGTGCGGGCACGATTCGTCTACAAGATTCCCCCGCGTGGATCGGCAATGTGCCGCGCGTGATGCGATGCGCAGGAGTGCGCGCGGCGGCGGCTTGACGCGTCGTCTGCCCTTCGCCCTAACTGGCCGTGCCCTGGCCAAGGAGTGTGATGCCATGACCCTTCCCGACACGATGCGCGCCATGGTCCTGACCCGCCACGGCGATCTTGACGCCTACGCATGGGTCGAGGATTGGCCAAGGCCGGAACCAGCGGCGGGAGAGGTACTTGTAAAGGTCGGGGCAACCGGCCTGAACAATACCGACATCAACACGCGCACGGGCTGGTATTCCAAGTCCGTCAGCGAAGCCACAACCGGTGCCGCCTACGCCGATGTGGGGGAGGATGATCCTGCATGGGGCGGCGCCCCGATCCGATTTCCGCGCATCCAGGGGGCCGATGTCTGCGGCCGGATCGTCGCGGTGGGCGCGGGCGTGGATGCGGGGCGTATCGGCGAGCGTGTGATCACCGACAATTGGCTGCGCGACGAACACGAGCCCGCCGACCTCGACAAGACGGACTACTTCGGCAGCGAGCGGGATGGCGGATACGCGGAATACTGCACCATGCCCGCCCGCAACGCGTTGGCCGTGACCTCCGACCTGACGGATGCGGAACTTGCAACGTTTTCCTGCTCCTATTCCACGGCGGAGGGGATGCTGGACCGCGCGCGTGTGACCGCGTCCGACACGGTGCTTGTGCCCGGCGCGTCCGGCGGGGTGGGCAGCGCACTGGTGCAACTGGCCAACCGTCGCGGCGCGCGGGTGATCGCCATGGCGTCGGAGCCGAAACACAAGGCGGTCGCGGAACTCGGCCCCGACATAATCTTGCCCCGCGCACCGGACGACCTGCGCGCAGCCCTCGGCGCGGAGACGGTGTCGGTTGTGGCCGACATCACCGGCGGGCCGCAATTCGCGGCATTTCTCGACGTGCTGGAGCGGGGTGGGCGTTACACCTGCTCGGGCGCGATTGCCGGGCCGATGGTGGAGCTGGACCTGCGCACCATGTACCTCAAGGACCTGACGTTCACCGGCTCCACCGTGATCGGACCGGACGTGATGGCGAACCTTGTTCGGTATATCGAGGACGGAAGCGTCAAGCCGGTCCTTGCGGCGACCTATCCCCTGCACCAGTTGCGGGAGGCGCAGACGGCGTTCCTTGAGAAGCGCCATACGGGCAATATCGTCGTGATCCCCTGAGGCATATGGACTCGCCCGCCGGGTCGCGTCCGATGCCTCTTTGGTATGTCAGCGCGTTTCAACCTGCACCGTCCAATCCATGCAGCGCGTGAAGCGAACGGGCGTTCGGCGCGGGGAAATTGGATACCTATTCGGTCGGAAACAGGCGGGCGGACGCGCACCGGACCGCGCAGCTTTGCCGGACGTAAAGGGTGGAGGACCAGATGCAGGTAGGCTTTATCGGGTTGGGATCGGTGGGCGCGAAGCTTGCCGGATCGCTTCTGCGCAATAGCGTGGATTTGTGCGTGCTGGACCTGGATGCCAACGCCGTCGCGGCCTTTGTCGCACGCGGGGCCGTGGCGGGCGGCGATCCGGCTGCGATGATGCGGGATTGTGACGTGGTCATCACCTGCCTGCCGTCGCCCGCGGCGAGTGCGGCGGTGGTCGATGCGATGCTGCCGGAGGTGCGCGCGGGCAAGATCTGGATGGAAATGTCCACGACCGATGCCGCCGAGATTCTGCGGATCGCGCCGCTGATCGAGGCGCAGGGGGGGCAGGTTGCCGAATGCCCGGTCTCGGGCGGATGCCACAGGGCGGATACAGGCAATATCTCCATCTACATGAGCGGCGCGCGGGAGGTCTTCGACCGGGTCTTTCCCCTGCTGACGAAGATGGGGCGGCGGGTGCTGCATACGGGGCCTCTGGGCGCGGCTTCGACGCTGAAGGTGATGACGAATTACCTCGCCACCGGGCATTTGCTGATGCTGTGCGAGGCGCTGACGGTGATGCGTGCGGCGGGGGTGGACATGGCCACGACCTATGAGGCGATCGCGGTGTCATCGGGCAATTCGTTCGTCCATGAGACCGAGAGCCAGTTGATCCTGAGTGGCTCACGGGACGTGAACTTCACGCTCGACCTGATCCAGAAGGATGTGGGGCTGTTCCAGACGATTGCGGACCGGTTCGGCGTGCCGCTGGAGATCAGCCCGAAGATGATCGAGATGCTGAGCGAAGGGCAGCGGGCGCTGGGCCACGCGGCGCAGTCGGATCGGATGATCGAGCTGTTGGAGGCAGCCACGGGGTTGGACGTGCGGGCGGACGGGTTCCCGATGGAGCTGGTGGATGAGGAGCCGGAGGAAGCGGGCTATGAGGTGGTTGTCAGGCGAAGTTATCACGGTTGATAAGGCGTTTTAAAGTATTGAAATACAAATAAAAATTCCGTCGTCTTTACCCTTTCTTAACCTCTGAAGCGCTTCTTTGCCCGATCGACCGTCGCGTCCACGATGGGGAGGCGCAAATCTTTCTTCTCGCACCTTCCAAGGATTTCTTGGTCAACGCCGTCATAGGGAGTGAGCGGCACGGAGCCGTAGTCCTGAGAGGAAAGAAATGATGTTGCGTCAAACCCTGATGATCGGTGCCGCGCTGGTTGCGGCGAATACGGCGGTCGCCGGTGAACTGGCCGGAACCGCCAACAATCGCGAGCGGATCGCATTGCCGCCCGAGGCGACATTCCAGGCAATCCTGTACGATATCTCTGACAACGATCAGGTGGAGATCGGGCGGTTCGAGGCGCCCGGCGACGCGGGCCCGCCCCATGCGTCCGTGATCGACTATCCGGACGAGGCGGTTGTGGCCGACGGGCTGTATGCGATCACGGTTCAGGTGATCCGGCCCGACCGTGCCTATGTCGCGGCGGGTACGATCCTTGACGGGTTTCCGGCGGTGACGCCCGAGATCGACCTTGTCATGGTGCGCCCCGGTATCTCGCCCGCCGACGATGCGGTGACGGAGTGAGGGCGCGTATCCGTTGCGGCGGCACCTTCGCTTTTCCCGCCGCAGGGCATTAGGGTTCGGGCATGAGTGCCTTGTCTACGCGTGAGAGCCTGTCGGGGGCCGCCCGTAAGGGTGCGGCCCTGATCGCACTTGTAGCGGCGATCACCCTGGCCACCCGCCTGTTCCTGCGGGCGCAGCAAAGCGACGGCGTCCTCGACGCGCTGTCCTACATGTCGCAATATTTCACCATCCTGACCAATACGATCACGCTCGCGATGAGGTGCTGATTGCCGTGGGCCGCGATCTGTCGCCAAGGCTCATCAAGGCGATCTGTATCGCCATCGTGCTGGTCGGGCTGATCTATCATACGTTGCTGGCGCATCTTGTGGCCCTCTCGGGCCTCGATCTGTGGGCGGATCACGGCACGCACACCTTCGTGCCGATCCTGTCGGGCCTGTGGTGGCTGTTCCTGGCCCCTAAGCCCGGGTTTCGCTGGGCCGACATCCCGCTATGGGTCGCGTGGCCCGTGATCTATTGCATCTACATCCTGATCCGGGCGAGCTTCACCGGCTTCTATCCCTATCCGTTTCTGAATGTCCCCGAGATCGGGTGGGACGGGCTTGCCGCGCCCGTCGCCGGGTTGCTGGTGGGCTTTGTCCTGGTCGGTCTGGTGATGACCGGTCTTGGAAAGCTGTCCGGGCCGCGCACTGCCACCGGCCAGCGCTGAGCGCGCCTTTATCCCGCCATCCGACCGCGCAGGACCTTTGCCATCCTCCGATAGCCCGCCCGATGACGGTTGCGCAGATGCATGGACGTGAAGACGGGCTGGGCGATGATCGGCGCATCTTGCACGATACGGGCGGTGCCGTCCGCGACCAGCGCATCGGCCATCTCGGCGGGCAGATACGTGGTGCCCTTGAGCGCGATCAGCAGGCCGCGGACGGCGGCGGCCTGACCGCTTGAAACGCTCCCTTCGGACAGGCCCGGCAGCAGGCTTGCGTGGGTCTGGGCGAAGGCGGGGGCGTAATTGGGCAAGATGTAATCGGCGGGTCTGACGCCTGCGAGCGTGTCGGTGGAGAATGAGACCATGCGGTAGGGAATCTCGCCCATCGACTCGAAATAGAGATCGGGGGAGGGGCGGGGGGTGAATACGACGCCGAGATCGAGCGCCCCGGCCTCCAGATCGCGGCACATCTGGCGGGAATAGTCGCCGTCGACGTAGAAGCCGCAATCCGGCAGGGCGGAGCGGAGCGCGGTCAGCCAGTCGGCCACGTGGTTTTCCAGAAGGTCGTGCTGGATGCCGATCCGGAGCATCACCGCAGCGCCGTAGGGTTTGACGTCGGCCTTGGCATCGGCCCAGGCGCGGCGCAGGACGCGGGCGTGGGTCTCAAAACGGAGCGCGGCGGTGGTGGGCTGCGTGCCCGAGCGGGAGCGTTCGAACAGCCGTTCGCCGAGGGCCTTTTCGAGGGCTTTGACGCGACCGGAGATGGTCGATTGGGTGACATCGAGCCTGTCCGCCGTGCGGTTGAAGCTGCGTGTGTCGAGGAGGTCGAGGAAGGTTTCGATCTGGTCGATCTGCATGGGCGTCGGGTCCATTTGGGGGCCAGCCCCCAAACCCCCGGGATATTTCAAGCACATGGAAGAGGGGCGCATCGTCGGGAGGGCTAATCGGATTTACCGATCAAAACAGATGTGCTGCGCGAATTGAACCCCGAATGGTTCGGAAGGATACTTTCGCGCAAGACGATATGGGCCGAGGCCCGGAACGGGAGAGAGACATGGCGGATTTGCCGAGCACCGCGCGGGTTGTTATCATCGGGGGCGGGGTCGTGGGAACCTCGGGCCTCTATCATCTGGCGAAGGCGGGCTGGACCGATTGCGTGCTTTTGGAGAAGAACGAGCTGACGGCGGGCTCCACCTGGCACGCGGCGGGCAATTGCCCGAATTTCTCAACCTCCTGGGCGGTTCTGAACATGCAGCGTTATTCGCTGGAGATGTACCGGACGCTGGCCGAGGACGTCGATTATCCGATGAATTACCACGTCACCGGGTCATTGCGGTTGGGCCATACCAAGGAGCGCGCGCAGGAGTTTCAGCGGGTTCTGGGCATGTCGCAATACCAGGGCATCGACATGCGGATGGTGTCGAACGAGGAGGCGCGGGAGATGTATCCGTTCCTCGAAACCCACGATTTGAGCGGTATTCTGTTCGATCCCTATGACGGCGACATAGACCCGGCGCAGTTGACGCAAGCCATGGCCAAGGGCGCGCGGGATCTTGGCGCCACGATCATGCGGTTCTGCCCGGCAACCGGCGTGCGGCGGGAGAATGGCGAGTGGATCGTGGAGACCGAGAAGGGCGAGATCCGGTGCGAATACGTGGTGAACGCCGCCGGATACTACGCGCAGCGCGTGGGCGAGTGGTTCAAGCCCCATGGCGGGCGGACCGTGCCGATGGTGGTGATGAGCCACCAGTATTTCCTGACGGAGGAAATTCCCGAGGTGAAGGACTGGACGGAGGCCAACGGGCGCAAGCTGCCGCTGATCCGGGATGTGGATAGCTCGTATTACCTGCGTCAGGACAAGCACGGGCTGAACCTTGGGCCCTATGAACGGAACTGCAAGGCCCATTGGGTGACGCCAGACGATCCGATGCCGGAGGATTTTTCGTTCCAGCTCTACCCCGACGATCTGGACCGGTTGGAATGGTATATCGAAGATGCGATGGCTCGGGTGCCGCTGCTGGGTGAGGGCGGCGTGGGGCGCAACATCAACGGGCCCATTCCCTACGCGCCCGATGGCCTGCCGATGATCGGGCCGATGCCAGGTGTGGAGAATGCGTTCGAGGCGCATTCCTTCACCTTCGGGATCGTGCAGGGCGGGGGCGCGGGTAAGGTTCTGGCGGAGTGGATCACGGACGGCATGACCGAGTGGGACATGTGGGCCGTCGATCCGCGCCGCTACACCGACTACACGGATCATTCCTATTGCCTCGACAAGGCGTTGGAGACCTATGGCCACGAATACGGGATGCATTTCCCGTGGAAGGCCTGGCCCGCGGGGCGCGACAAGAAGCTGTCGCCGGTTCACGACAAGGTCGTCGCGGCGGGGGGGCAGATGGGGGCCTATGCGGGCTGGGAGCGGGCCAATTGGTTTGCCAGGGAGGGGGACGACACCTCGCTTGAGGCGACCGAGACATGGGGGCGTGCCGGGCCGTGGGAAGCGCGGGTCCGCGAGGAATGCGAGGCGGTGCGCGACGGGGTCGGGGTTCTGGACCTGCCCGGATTTTCGCGCTTCAACCTGACCGGGGAGGGCGCGGCGGAGTGGCTGCGCGGCCGCATTGCGGGGGCGCTGCCCAAGGTCGGGCGGATGAACCTGGGCTATTTCCCGGACCCGCGTGGGCGCATCCTGACGGAGATGTCGCTGATCCGGCACGACGAGGATCACTTCACCCTGATCACGGCGGCGCCCGCACAATGGCACGATTACGAGGTGCTGTGGCGCGACGGTCTGCC belongs to Hasllibacter sp. MH4015 and includes:
- a CDS encoding alcohol dehydrogenase family protein codes for the protein MTLPDTMRAMVLTRHGDLDAYAWVEDWPRPEPAAGEVLVKVGATGLNNTDINTRTGWYSKSVSEATTGAAYADVGEDDPAWGGAPIRFPRIQGADVCGRIVAVGAGVDAGRIGERVITDNWLRDEHEPADLDKTDYFGSERDGGYAEYCTMPARNALAVTSDLTDAELATFSCSYSTAEGMLDRARVTASDTVLVPGASGGVGSALVQLANRRGARVIAMASEPKHKAVAELGPDIILPRAPDDLRAALGAETVSVVADITGGPQFAAFLDVLERGGRYTCSGAIAGPMVELDLRTMYLKDLTFTGSTVIGPDVMANLVRYIEDGSVKPVLAATYPLHQLREAQTAFLEKRHTGNIVVIP
- a CDS encoding NAD(P)-dependent oxidoreductase; amino-acid sequence: MQVGFIGLGSVGAKLAGSLLRNSVDLCVLDLDANAVAAFVARGAVAGGDPAAMMRDCDVVITCLPSPAASAAVVDAMLPEVRAGKIWMEMSTTDAAEILRIAPLIEAQGGQVAECPVSGGCHRADTGNISIYMSGAREVFDRVFPLLTKMGRRVLHTGPLGAASTLKVMTNYLATGHLLMLCEALTVMRAAGVDMATTYEAIAVSSGNSFVHETESQLILSGSRDVNFTLDLIQKDVGLFQTIADRFGVPLEISPKMIEMLSEGQRALGHAAQSDRMIELLEAATGLDVRADGFPMELVDEEPEEAGYEVVVRRSYHG
- a CDS encoding Pr6Pr family membrane protein, giving the protein MLIAVGRDLSPRLIKAICIAIVLVGLIYHTLLAHLVALSGLDLWADHGTHTFVPILSGLWWLFLAPKPGFRWADIPLWVAWPVIYCIYILIRASFTGFYPYPFLNVPEIGWDGLAAPVAGLLVGFVLVGLVMTGLGKLSGPRTATGQR
- a CDS encoding LysR family transcriptional regulator yields the protein MDPTPMQIDQIETFLDLLDTRSFNRTADRLDVTQSTISGRVKALEKALGERLFERSRSGTQPTTAALRFETHARVLRRAWADAKADVKPYGAAVMLRIGIQHDLLENHVADWLTALRSALPDCGFYVDGDYSRQMCRDLEAGALDLGVVFTPRPSPDLYFESMGEIPYRMVSFSTDTLAGVRPADYILPNYAPAFAQTHASLLPGLSEGSVSSGQAAAVRGLLIALKGTTYLPAEMADALVADGTARIVQDAPIIAQPVFTSMHLRNRHRAGYRRMAKVLRGRMAG
- a CDS encoding FAD-dependent oxidoreductase — protein: MADLPSTARVVIIGGGVVGTSGLYHLAKAGWTDCVLLEKNELTAGSTWHAAGNCPNFSTSWAVLNMQRYSLEMYRTLAEDVDYPMNYHVTGSLRLGHTKERAQEFQRVLGMSQYQGIDMRMVSNEEAREMYPFLETHDLSGILFDPYDGDIDPAQLTQAMAKGARDLGATIMRFCPATGVRRENGEWIVETEKGEIRCEYVVNAAGYYAQRVGEWFKPHGGRTVPMVVMSHQYFLTEEIPEVKDWTEANGRKLPLIRDVDSSYYLRQDKHGLNLGPYERNCKAHWVTPDDPMPEDFSFQLYPDDLDRLEWYIEDAMARVPLLGEGGVGRNINGPIPYAPDGLPMIGPMPGVENAFEAHSFTFGIVQGGGAGKVLAEWITDGMTEWDMWAVDPRRYTDYTDHSYCLDKALETYGHEYGMHFPWKAWPAGRDKKLSPVHDKVVAAGGQMGAYAGWERANWFAREGDDTSLEATETWGRAGPWEARVREECEAVRDGVGVLDLPGFSRFNLTGEGAAEWLRGRIAGALPKVGRMNLGYFPDPRGRILTEMSLIRHDEDHFTLITAAPAQWHDYEVLWRDGLPDGVSLTDHTTEFSTLIVTGPNARDLFEAIGTDADLSLGWLTHQTAEVAGRPAFLARVSFAGELGWEIHAANAEMPAIYDAVVAAGAKPFGMWALNALRIEKGYRAWKGDLSTDYSMLEGGLERFIKFDKPQDFPGKAALLSEKQSGVKKRFVTLKVEAGEADAPYMSTISRDGTVVGETTSGAWGYRVGHSVALAMVRADLAEPGTELDVNIYGDICKATVQGDGPLWDPQNARIRA